The Brassica napus cultivar Da-Ae chromosome C1, Da-Ae, whole genome shotgun sequence DNA segment TTTCTTAATACCAACCCCTTCAGCCTTGATCTTCTCAATGGAGGATGCTCCACAAGTGATTGTTCCACAATACTCAGCAATCATCTTTGGTGATTGTAGTGGATAGGAGACATCTTTGTTCACATTTACgagtgtgaccttcttgttggcaaaGTCTATGCAAGCTCCTACTGTTGTAAGGAATGGAGTGCCAAGGATCAATGGGactctcttctcagttgccatcttcaGAACAGTGAGGTCTATAGGAATGGTGCATGCtccaatcttcaaagggaagtccttgatgagaccaatagGAGTTGTAGAAGAGGAATCTCCAAACTGTAGGGAAGATGTGTTTGGCTCCATGCTCTCAATCCCTagactcttcatcatctccattgagatcacattaacacttgcaccagaatcaacaagagcatcatcaaaagTGAGCTTACCAAGGTAGCAAGGCAAGGTGAACATCCCTTGAGACTCAAGCTTAGGCAGGGACTTTGGAGGGATTGGTGGATCAATCTTCGTAATGGAGATGTCCAAAATCTCGGCCACTTCAGCTTGGTGGTCTAGAATATCGTTGATGAGCATCATCTGGACATGAGCTTCACGCATACCCGAGATTTCTGGAAGCCTGACCCCAATATCCCTAAGATCTTTCCTGAACTTGGAGAGCACCTTCttctgagctttggtgagaactctttgggggggggggggggggggaaatgGAGCTTATCATAGGGTGATAGCTCAACCTCAGTGGCTTCCTCTAGCTTAACCTTTTTCAGCTTGTTGTCAGCTCTCTTCTCAACttgtttctcagccttgtgctcagCTCTTTGCAGATTTGTTGCTTCAACCTTCCTGGCAGCATCCTTCACAATCTGTGCTTCAGCTGTGGCCACAACAACTCTCTCAACTTCCCCAAACTCAGTTCCAAATACCAGTCTTTCAATCTCATCCTCCTCTTTCTCATGATCACTTAGCTCAATCCCTGGAGAAGTAGTGGAGAAGACAACATTGCAAGACTCCTTGGGGTTCTTTTCTGGTTTCCCTGGTAGTGACCCCATTGGCTGCTTGGAGGATGAAGGCATAGAAGCAACTTGACTCTCCAAAGCCTTGAGATGAGAGGCAAGTTGCATGTACTTATTGTTGAGGTCAGAATAGTTCCCATCAATCTTTGCATGGATGTTCTTGAACTCACAAATCATGGTCTTCTCATTTCTTGCCTGAAATTCCAAGAGTTGCTTGAACATAGAATCCACACTTGAATCTGGAGCTTGAGCTTGAGAAGAGCTTCCTTGAGTCTGAGGAGACTGGTTGGCTTGGTAACCTCCTTGCTGATTGTTGTAGAGTGGCCTTTGCTGGTAGTTGTTTtggtactgaaagttgggctctttcttaTACCATGTGCCATTAGCATTGATGAAGTACAGCTCCTCTTAGCCTTCTAAACCATCAACCTCATTGATCACTGGAGGTGCCTCTTGTTTCTGGTCACCAACAAAGTTCATATTCTCCTGCTTAGCCTTTTTTCCAAGAAGTAGATCCAACTTGGCTTGGAGAGACTTCAGCTCTTTCCTGGTGTGCTGATCATCACCTCTGTTGCTTCTATCATACTCCTCACTGTAGACTGAGTCACTCTTAGCCATGTTCTccaccagctcctctgcatcctcTTCAGTTTTacccaagaagaaaccattgctggCTGTGTCTAATCTGCTCCTGAACTCTGGAAGAGCACCTCTGTAAAAGGTAATGAGCAAACTCTCTTTGGTGAAGCCATGATGTGGGCATTGAGACCAATAGCCCTTGAACCTCTCCCAAGCTTCACTAAAGCCCTCTACGTTCTTCTGCTGAAAGCTAGAGATCTTCATTCCTGATCTTGGCCGTCCTTGagatagagaagaacttctctagGAAAGCCCTCTTGCACTCATTCCAAGTTGTGATagagtcacttggaagagtcttCTCCCATTGGTGTGCTTTGTCTCCCAAAGAAAAGGGGAACAACTTGAGCTTGAAGGCACTTCAGAAACACCATTGGTCTTGGACAAGCCACAATATTTATCAAACTTGTACAAGTGATCAAAAGGGTCTTCAGCAGCAaggccatgatacttgttgttctctacGGTGTTAAGCAgccctgacttgatctcaaagttgttgttctccacagctggtgctctgattcccaacctatgaccatgaatgtgagGTTGATCATAGGCTCCAATAGCTCTAGCTTGGCGCTGTGGATGCTGTGGTCTAAGATGATCAACTCTTGGATCAATGCCCCCTAGGGCATCACCATCTTGAGGCGGATTCTCCATATCAAACCCCAACCTTTGCAAGCGAGCCTGTTGCTCtacttctcttctctgtcttgcaatctccctctcaagtgctctaatgtcttcaactcttggaactaggtttgttggACCTTTGCTCCTtgtgttcatacacctgaaatgcaaagggagaagaacaaagagaagcaataacacaattaaataaaaattgacttagtctcaagcaaatgaTTAAATCCCAATGTCATAATCAacttagaatttggcaacggcgccaatttgatgcatgacttttcaagggtccaagatcaaatcaatgtagtataaaagattgtcgaaccaatcctaggtgattctaaagcaaagagAATGCAAGTTCATGCTTAAGCTAAATGCGATCCGGTTTTAAAGATGGTATGAACTAAGAACTAATAAActaatgcaataaagtaatgatctttctttctcaatttgaAGCAAGAGGACTCATGGGGCTAGACATTTGATCTCGGGTGATGTAGATCCAATCTAAGGGTAGCAAGgtatcaatcaaacactttccttatgcctagacactaagctaaacaagctctatctctagatgaatgttcttttggaAAAGCAACTCAATCATCTAATCTCTTAGATTGAATATTACTAGAGCAATCATGGAGAACAAGTCCAATAGCAACCCTAGCACCTTTAACATCAAATCTCTTAGGTTAAGTaagctaaaagcattgaagagttggttcaggcatttcatcatacaccttttgggcaggaaatgcctagagatctattttagtatgatcaagactaaaatagcattgagaaccatcaacaagcaaggaaacaagtaaatctaacactaaacaccctagatcttctctaatcaccctagcccatgaatccaagattagtctactcgctaatagacatgaataaccccaaaATCATGAATGATTCAATGTTAAACATGATTAGAAAGCAAAATAATCAAGCAAAGataagaaattatgatcaagattagatcttttttCCAAAATAGTCTTTGATTTGATAGATAATAAGATAAGATCCAAACTTTGGGATTAtaagagtatttatatgtccttggaaaacctaatggtttccTTTAGAAAGTCTAAAATACCCtaaaaagatgtttaaaatCGCCAAAGTAAAACCTGTGACTCGGGTAGAAGTCATCAGTCGCAACCCGCGTCGTCCAACCCGCGTCAGCTCCTCGTCCAGCTTCTGGTGAGGCCGCCCGGGTAAGCTAACCTGCGTCCATCTACCCACGTCGGCCCTCTCGTCCATCTTCCTCTTCTCGCGCCCGGGTAAGGGAACCCGAGTTGATCCAACCCGCGTCAGGGTTGATATGCCTCCAGTAAATCTATCATAACTCCTCCAATACAgatccaaatgacttgaaaccactccattggaaagctaactcaatttactATGTCTTCCCAAAATATTAGCAACAGAAGATATCTTTAAAACCTCCATCCATGATCATCTTTCACCCTTTTTCACCACAAATGTCTCTAAAcacctccaagaactccatagcACACTCTAGCCTCTAATAAAGACTAATGTATGCAAAATGGACCCTAAAGATGCCTAATTCCTAATCTACATGATCATTATGTACAAGAAATGAcggttaaaaccatgtaaatatgcaagatatcattaGCCATTAGATGCAAACATCTAATGATTATTACTTTATATATTAGTACTTTATAAGAGAAATATCTTATACAATGTTGTactattagtaaaatataatacGCTACACACTGCAGGATTAGCAAGTTGTACTAACAATAatgataattttatatgtaatgAATGTATTAAACAAATCATTCATCACTTCCCTTAAGATCAGATTAGATCCTTGATATCAAACATAACCACCAAAAACACAATCCCAGAAAACATCTGTGTTCCCAAATCTCCACTCTgttcttcaaattttattttcacaagCTCTAATGGAGCGATGTGGTTCAGGGATTAACAAAGAACATCAAATGCGTTTGAAAACTTTTGGTTATGAACGGATCAAAGATCTTTCTGAAAATGTTTTCAGGGTGAAGAAGATCTCAAGATGGAGACTGATGTGGAGAAAGATAATGATGGggatgaagaacaagaagaaagatCAGATTCTTGATCATGGTGTTCGATATGATCCTTTTACCCATTCACAAAACTTCGAGAATGTTGGAACCATCGCATATCACGAAGATCCTGATGTttcttctaagtctttttcagctCGATTTGTTTCTTCTTCCAAAGTTTTCAATGTAAACTATGTTTGAGTTTCTTCATTGTAATCAATTTTGGTTTCAagtgttaatattttttttaacatcattTGCTTATGCAAAAGGTAAAGCTACAAATCATAGCTAATCATGTGATTCATTAGTGGCTAATGCCACAAGAAAAGGCACGTTCTGCCAAGTCACTGCCAAGTTAGAGAGATGAAACTTCTTCTACATGATCCACATTGCCAACAGATTCAAGTATAGATATGAATAAGAGATTGCATCATACACAAACCCTTTATCTTTCATCTCTCTCATCATTCTTGCAGCCTCCTAAAACATTCCAGCGTGGGTTAAATTAAACATCCAAGAAGAGTATTATAAGTGACCCCAACAGGCTTAACATTACCAGACTGCTTCATAGCTTCAAACATCTCTACAGCCCGCTTCGGCACACCTGTTCTAGCAAAAACCCCATTGAGGAAGATGTTATGAGAGTTTTCATCCATCTTTGTAAGCAACGAACTAGCTTCATTTACCATACCAGCCATCACCATTCCGTACACCTCGGGACCGCTTCCTTGGTTCTTCATCTCGTTGAAGAGATctaaccactacaagaaaacagcggtattctgacggacattccgacggaatatgaaatcctcggaatatcccgaggaatttccgaggaaattctgaggaaacacaaaatttggttttctcggaatataccgacggaattccgaggaaatactaatccgtcggaatattcttatggaataccgaggaaaaacgtattcctcggaaaaaatcgatgaattccgaggatatattatatccgttagagagccgttgggagattttaaaaattccgaggaaattccgacgaactagaaATACAAGcaccctcttcctcttcattcactccatatcttcatcctccctcttactctctttacacacgaatttgattcataaaaaaacatgtcttcttcaaattattttcgttcttggatcgatcgacctcatttggatccgaacacgagattgcttacggaagaataccaacgaggtataaccgaattcatggggttagttcgccgacaaccggaagcaaaaacaggtatgttaagatgtccttgctctaattgtaaaaatagaaaggttattaaagagtgggatgtttggactcatctatatttgagtgggtttacacgaagttacaaaatttggtatcatcatgaggaaactgattatgaacatggtagtactagcgaacctcagccagcggttagattagaagaaccaattagaacggatgtagattatggtgtaggtactgagcagatggtaaatgatcattttagaggggaagatttacccaatgcacaagctaggagattttatgatatgttggatgctggaaagcaaccattgtacgaaggttgcagagatggtcattcagctttatcatctgctacaagattgatgggcattaaaacatattataatttggctgaagactgtgtggatgcgattgctgcttttgtaaaaggtattctacccgaggataatgtagctcctggttcatactacgaggttcagaaactcgtagctggtcttggtttatcgtatcaggtaatagatgtatgcagcgataactgcatgatttattggagggcggatgaacagcgggttacatgcaaattttgtggaaagcctcgttataaagatacgagtggaagagttccagtgccatataaaaggatgtggtatttgtctttgacggaaaggttgcagaagttgtatctgtctgaacgcacagcgcaaccaatgagatggcatgcggagcactcaacagatggtgagatcagacatccttcagatgcaaaagcgtggaagcatttccaatcaaagtatcccaactttgcgtatgagagaagaaatgtctaccttggattatgtactgatggtttcagcccgtttggcaagagtggaagacagtattctctatggcccgtcattcttacaccatacaacctacccccaaacttgtgcttgcgacgagagtttttgtttctctcgattctcgttcccggaccagagcatcctaagagatcacttgatgtgtttcttaagccactaatatatgagttgcaacaactatgggctcaaggtgctgaaacatacgatgtttcgtgtaaagaaaactttcaaatgtgggcagtactaatgtggacaataagtgatgttccagcatatggtatgttatctggatggacaacgcatggaaggctatcatgtccatattgtcaagataacactgatgctttccaactaaaacacggaaggaaaacgtgttggtttgactgtcacaggagattcctaccacctgatcatccatatcgtaggagtaggaatttgtttacgaagaacaagagggtgtttgacagtccacctccggaaatttgtgggaaagatttgaagatacaactaagagattttggtgcagaaaggacgccagacgtctgtggacatgagcgttttccggtagatgctgttggagacctacataactggcacaaaaaaagtattttctgggatctgccacactgggaggatcatctgctaaggcatagtTTAGATGTCATGCAGATTGAGAataacttttttgacaatctcatgaacacgattcttaatgttcaaggtaaaacaaaggataatttgaagtcaagactggatttagtcgatatatgtgctcgttcagaacttcatgttgatgagaatggtagggctccttttcccatatacctacttgatgcagagggaaaagatgcgttctttgattggatttcaaacgatgtggaatttccagacggttacgcatctaatttgcgtaactgtatcgacagaaaggaaggaaagtttactggcttgaaaagccacgattgccatgtaatgatgcagcgcctccttccgtttgccttcaaggaactattaccacgaaatgttcatgaagcaattgcagggataagtggtttcttccgcgatttatgtacgagatcagtgactcttgaaggtattgaaaatttgaagactaacatagccgtgattcagtgcaaccttgagaagatatttcctccctcattttttgatgttatggagcatcttgttattcacctggcaagagaattggaacttggtggtcctgtgcagtatagatggatgtatctgtatgagcggtatatgttccatttgaagaagatggtgaaaattttaagtagggtggaaggttctatagtcgcacagatgatcaatgaagaaactttaaactttgccgagtactactttccagcagaagttcagaccaaaaacagaagacctgctcggcatgatgatagaggcgaacggacaacatatcatgttacggttccagacattttcacagacgttggacgacttagcggaaaaccaaaggaccgtcgacttactgagcaggagcgcagtaatttgcaaacatatttgctcaccaactgcgaagatgttcttcaatatgagaggtaaataaattagcttacaaatttttattttaacaagttgaaatttaaatcttaattaattacattattgtcatcatatgtacaggattttcatggcagaaaagcggttcgaatatagatacgccacagaggacgagctagaagaaatgaagcagagagaattttctggatggatgtttacttatgtgagtgttttaaacaaattaaaatatcatttatcacatatttatactaattcacatttattgatataacacatatatgtgctattaatataggtgtctgctggtttggccagaggtgaaacatttgacgattggatacgcgagatggtcattggaccaaaatttgttgtgaagtcatatccgagattttgtactcgaggatatgcattcaccactcagaagaggagacgttcgagtacgacttatgatgctggcgtttgttccgcatcaggagatgatgtatactacggacacatacgtgagattttggaaatcaagtatttgggcatggttggattgcgctgtactgttttctattgtgattggcacgacaacactctagatcgaggtgtgagaacagatgcatttggtgttacatcagtaaattcgaggcgaaagctgcaatattatgatcttttcattcttgcttcttaggccgatcaggtaattaaatgttaattatttagaatgattcatcatcatgtgtattaatttataattttactaataattttttaaatgttacatgtttgttatatcaagtacccccgggtaaggaacagagatgatccatgggttactgttacaagactcaacccgagaggccaagttcagggaagttctaagctggaagacccactacaaccaagcacatccagcaacttaagtgcagcagaagatttagctggagttggccttgttgtcgatttaaccgacttcggagaggaagccgtcgttcacgtagaggatgaaccagtgattggagagtttccccaagatccagattcagattcatctggtgatgatgactcggaaacagactagcatcgacttttttttttttaataaatattccgacggaattccgaggaagataagggtttcctcggaattctctcggaatattccgaggaaattccgaggaaatagggtttttaaaccaaaaataacgttttgcggtttgaataacacttatataaccccacaa contains these protein-coding regions:
- the LOC111201795 gene encoding uncharacterized protein LOC111201795; the protein is MKISSFQQKNVEGFSEAWERFKGYWSQCPHHGFTKESLLITFYRGALPEFRSRLDTASNGFFLGKTEEDAEELVENMAKSDSVYSEEYDRSNRGDDQHTRKELKSLQAKLDLLLGKKAKQENMNFVGDQKQEAPPVINEKEPNFQYQNNYQQRPLYNNQQGGYQANQSPQTQGSSSQAQAPDSSVDSMFKQLLEFQARNEKTMICEFKNIHAKIDGNYSDLNNKYMQLASHLKALESQVASMPSSSKQPMGSLPGKPEKNPKESCNVVFSTTSPGIELSDHEKEEDEIERLVFGTEFGEVERVVVATAEAQIVKDAARKVEATNLQRAEHKAEKQVEKRADNKLKKVKLEEATEMMLINDILDHQAEVAEILDISITKIDPPIPPKSLPKLESQGMFTLPCYLGIESMEPNTSSLQFGDSSSTTPIGLIKDFPLKIGACTIPIDLTVLKMATEKRVPLILGTPFLTTVGACIDFANKKVTLVNVNKDVSYPLQSPKMIAEYCGTITCGASSIEKIKAEGVGIKKEGLAGESSKELCDEHLESATKEEVSRATKAAHGKKKMMKEHYPPPLDIMPHTLTLHPMKFKDGAIEYKIKCKGKSTPFFKCKGHHYFTAPR